One genomic segment of Oncorhynchus kisutch isolate 150728-3 linkage group LG15, Okis_V2, whole genome shotgun sequence includes these proteins:
- the LOC109905790 gene encoding C5a anaphylatoxin chemotactic receptor 1 → MDDMCSILTEEELSLYNITDCEFIMPGGLGPVLGPRHLSALVFYGLVFLLGVPGNALVVWVTGFRMPRSVTSLWFLNLALADLLCCLSLPLLMVPLTMDQHWPFGPVACKLLKGLIYLIMFCSVLLLVLISLDRFLLVSRPVWCQNWRRPRKAGWVCVGVWLLALLCSIPQFVYVKEVQLSTSKSECLGLYTVASAWANTTVRFLVGFVLPFITIVTCHWVVYSRARQGSGVGPGRVSEARSRRTLRVIVAVSLSFFLCWLPLHILDFLVLSTPRHSSHSANVQLVHTLALCLAYCNSCLNPLLYVCLGRGFKQSINRSLRNMFNFATEESVTRQSMFKSTSERTQEMNM, encoded by the coding sequence ATGGATGATATGTGCTCGATTCTCACTGAAGAGGAGTTGAGTCTCTACAACATCACTGATTGTGAATTCATCATGCCTGGGGGCCTTGGCCCTGTGCTCGGGCCCCGTCACCTGTCCGCCCTGGTGTTCTATGGCTTGGTCTTCCTGCTGGGTGTCCCGGGCAACGCTCTGGTGGTGTGGGTGACGGGCTTCCGCATGCCGCGCTCCGTCACCTCTCTGTGGTTCCTCAACCTGGCCCTGGCTGACCTGCTGTGCTGCCTGTCCCTGCCCCTCCTCATGGTGCCCCTGACCATGGACCAGCACTGGCCCTTTGGCCCCGTGGCCTGCAAGCTGCTCAAGGGCCTCATCTACCTGATTATGTTCTGTAGCGTGCTGCTGCTGGTACTCATCAGCCTGGACCGCTTTCTGCTGGTCAGCCGgcccgtgtggtgccagaactgGAGGAGGCCTCGCAAGGCTGGCTGGGTATGTGTTGGGGTGTGGCTCCTGGCCCTGCTGTGTAGCATCCCCCAGTTTGTCTATGTGAAGGAGGTACAGTTAAGCACCAGTAAGTCAGAGTGCCTGGGATTGTACACTGTAGCCAGCGCCTGGGCTAACACTACAGTACGCTTCCTGGTGGGTTTCGTGCTGCCATTCATCACCATTGTGACTTGTCATTGGGTTGTGTACAGCAGGGCCAGGCAGGGGTCTGGGGTGGGGCCTGGGAGGGTGAGTGAGGCGCGCTCCAGACGCACCTTGAGGGTCATTGTTGCCGTGTCGCTGAGCTTCTTCCTGTGCTGGCTTCCACTGCACATACTGGACTTCCTGGTTCTATCAACCCCCCGGCACTCATCGCACAGCGCCAACGTACAGCTGGTCCACACTCTGGCCCTctgtctggcctactgtaacagCTGCCTCAACCCTCTGCTCTATGTGTGTCTGGGACGAGGCTTTAAGCAGAGTATCAATCGCTCCCTGCGCAATATGTTCAACTTTGCCACAGAGGAGTCGGTAACCAGACAGAGCATGTTCAAGAGCACATCAGAAAGAACCCAGGAGATGAATATGTGa